The Lemur catta isolate mLemCat1 chromosome 8, mLemCat1.pri, whole genome shotgun sequence genome has a segment encoding these proteins:
- the C8H2orf88 gene encoding small membrane A-kinase anchor protein, with translation MGCMKSKQTFPFPTPFEAEKQHACEESFMPEENLPPRMPSSITVNEEVKQPSGTNIVVLEYAHRLSQEILREAVNQWAFNNITFYDIPFIECDEGPDAVG, from the coding sequence ATGGGTTGTATGAAATCAAAGCAAACTTTCCCATTTCCTACACCATTTGAAGCTGAGAAGCAGCATGCGTGTGAAGAAAGCTTTATGCCAGAAGAGAACCTTCCACCTAGGATGCCTTCTTCAATTACTGTCAACGAAGAAGTGAAGCAACCCTCAGGGACCAATATTGTGGTCCTTGAATATGCACACCGCCTGTCCCAGGAAATCTTGCGTGAGGCCGTGAACCAATGGGCATTCAATAACATCACGTTCTATGACATCCCATTCATCGAGTGTGATGAGGGGCCTGATGCTGTAGGATGA